One segment of Nostoc piscinale CENA21 DNA contains the following:
- a CDS encoding diguanylate cyclase, with amino-acid sequence MNEQTKAIRVAWCSSIDLPESTNMPLNFEWITVDSSSLFEQDFDVIVLDFSVVESLDKVRHLYTTVGKPTVLLVDTIDQESAALSWLEAEDETCQYDAINQQIGLRLQRSFWHNQQKHLFNLDKLTGIANFRKFNDYAINLLTSNEDIEPISLIYLDIDRFKFINDRYGHITGDQILQEIGQILQKYSLGAGIVARTGGDKFAICMRGSIEQGKAFAEFLRTQIETHEFNPNAMSSVRLTASFGVVSMLGHASIEQLWQEINQCIYAAKQKGRNQVVTSEEFDAIADASGQDKLITDFEHRIRVTAERMISEMVLKASRLANKYRVEAELDGLTEVFNRRYLDRLLAREIEKAHKYQQQLTILLLDLDHFGAVNRTYGFPTGDQALKTAAQVFKTHIRAGDWVTRYGGEEFCIVMSNTDLNTGCQIAERIRLALSEEIITAYNGQQFQLTTSIGVVELMDENDLVSFLQRASDKVREAKKNGRNRICF; translated from the coding sequence ATGAATGAACAAACGAAAGCAATTCGAGTTGCTTGGTGTAGTTCAATAGATTTACCTGAATCAACAAATATGCCCCTCAATTTTGAGTGGATTACGGTTGATAGTTCCAGCTTATTTGAGCAAGATTTTGACGTTATTGTACTCGACTTTAGCGTTGTTGAAAGCCTAGATAAAGTCAGACATCTGTATACTACTGTTGGGAAACCGACAGTATTATTAGTAGATACGATTGATCAAGAATCGGCTGCGCTTAGTTGGTTAGAAGCAGAAGATGAAACCTGTCAATATGATGCAATTAATCAGCAAATTGGTCTACGTTTACAGCGCAGTTTTTGGCACAATCAACAAAAGCATTTATTTAATCTTGATAAATTAACAGGAATTGCTAATTTTCGTAAATTTAATGATTATGCAATCAATCTTTTAACATCTAATGAAGATATTGAGCCGATATCTTTGATTTATTTAGATATTGACCGTTTTAAGTTTATTAACGATCGCTATGGTCACATTACAGGAGATCAGATATTACAAGAGATTGGACAAATTCTGCAAAAGTACTCATTAGGTGCAGGAATTGTGGCGCGGACAGGCGGTGATAAATTTGCTATTTGTATGCGTGGGAGTATTGAGCAAGGGAAAGCCTTTGCAGAGTTTCTCAGAACTCAAATCGAAACTCATGAATTTAACCCCAATGCTATGTCTTCTGTGCGTCTCACTGCTTCCTTTGGTGTGGTTTCGATGTTAGGACATGCTTCGATTGAGCAATTATGGCAAGAAATTAATCAATGTATATATGCAGCCAAGCAAAAAGGGCGTAATCAAGTTGTCACTTCTGAAGAATTTGATGCGATCGCCGATGCTTCGGGACAAGATAAACTCATAACTGATTTTGAGCATCGCATTCGTGTCACCGCAGAACGGATGATTAGTGAAATGGTGCTGAAAGCCAGTCGATTAGCCAATAAATACCGCGTCGAAGCCGAACTTGATGGTTTGACGGAAGTATTTAATCGTCGCTATCTCGATAGATTACTGGCGCGTGAAATCGAAAAAGCTCATAAATATCAGCAACAACTCACAATCTTACTTTTAGATTTAGATCATTTTGGTGCAGTCAATCGCACCTATGGTTTTCCCACAGGTGACCAAGCTTTAAAAACTGCTGCACAAGTATTTAAAACTCATATCAGAGCGGGAGATTGGGTGACACGCTACGGTGGAGAAGAATTTTGTATTGTTATGTCTAACACTGACCTGAATACAGGATGTCAGATAGCCGAACGAATTCGCCTCGCTCTGAGTGAGGAAATTATTACAGCCTACAATGGTCAACAGTTCCAACTCACCACCAGTATTGGGGTTGTTGAACTTATGGATGAAAATGACCTTGTTTCTTTTTTACAGCGTGCCAGCGATAAAGTGAGAGAAGCGAAGAAAAATGGGCGTAATCGCATTTGTTTTTGA